DNA sequence from the Tenacibaculum mesophilum genome:
CTGCTTGTAACCAATCGATAAACCCTTTTTTTAATGCTGCTCTAATTCCGTTTACGTTGTATGAGATTATTTTCATCTATTTTTAAAACACAAAAACGTAAAGCTTAACGCTTTACGTCTTTTTTTTATCCTATAATTTTGTTAAATATTCATTTCTGGAATGTCTCCTTCGACTATTAAAGTTCCTTCTGTAGCTGCTTGAATTTCTTCTACAGATACTCCCGGTGCTCTTTCTAATAAGTAAAATTTACTGTCTTTAATTTCTAATACCGCTAGGTTGGTTACAATTTTAGTTACACAACCTACACCTGTTAATGGTAAGGAACATTTTTTAAGTAGCTTCGATTCTCCTCTTTTATTGGTATGCATCATTGCTACAATAATGTTATCGGCAGAGGCTACTAAATCCATTGCCCCCCCCATACCTTTTACCATTTTTCCTGGTATTTTCCAGTTTGCTATATCTCCATTTTCAGCTACTTCCATAGCTCCTAAAATAGTTAAGTGAACATGTTTACCACGAATCATTGAAAAGCTAGTAGCAGAATCAAAAAAACTAGCTCCTGGCATAGTTGTTATAGTTTGTTTTCCTGCATTGATAATATCAGCATCTTCTTCTCCTTCAAAAGGAAAAGGTCCCATACCTAATACTCCATTTTCTGATTGAAACTCTACTTCAATATCATCACGAACAAAATTGGCTACTAATGTTGGAATTCCGATACCAAGGTTTACATAATATCCGTCTTTTACTTCTTTTGCGATTCTTTTCGCTATTCCGTTTTTATCTAACATAACTAGCTTCTTTGTCTTACTGTTCGTTGTTCAATTCTCTTCTCATATTTTTCTCCTTGGAAAATGCGTTGTACAAAAATTCCTGGAATATGAATTTGATTTGGATCTAATTCTCCTACTGGAACTAACTCTTCAACCTCAGCAACTGTAATTGTAGCTGCCCCACACATATTAGGGTTAAAGTTTCTTGAAGTTCCTTTAAAAATTAAGTTTCCAGCAGCATCACCTTTCCATGCCTTTACAAAAGCAAAGTCTGCTTTAAATGCTGGCTCTAATACATACATTTTCCCGTCAAACTCACGAGTTTCTTTTCCTTCTGCTACCTCTGTTCCATAACCTGCTGGAGTATAAAATGCTGGAAATCCTGCTTGTGCTGCTCTACATTTCTCGGCTAAAGTTCCTTGAGGTGTTAATTCTACTTCTAATTCTCCGGATAACATTTGACGCTCAAATTCATCATTTTCTCCTACATAAGAAGAAATCATTTTCTTTATCTGACGATTTTGCAATAACAACCCTAAGCCAAAATCATCAACTCCTGCGTTATTAGAAATACAAGTAACATCTTTTACTCCTATTTTTACTAACTCAGCAATAGCATTTTCAGGTATTCCGCATAAACCGAACCCTCCTAACATAAAGGTCATTCCATCTTGCACACCTTGCAATGCTTCTTGTACGTTATTTACTTTTTTATTTATCATTATAGTTGTTGTTTTAAGCTTTATCCTACTAGGTGAGATTTTAAATACTTTACAATTTACTAAAAATCCGTATCGTCTGGTACTGTTTCTTCTTCTCCTTCTTTAGCTTCTTCAACTTTTGAACAGTCTAAATTAATACTTATATCTTTAGGTTTTTCAAAATTTCCTTTACTAACCTCTAGCGTTTTATCTTCATAGCATTTTCTCATAAATATTCCCCATGTTGGTAGTGACATTGTTGCCCCTTGACCATATCTTAGTCCTGCAAAGTGTGTTGCTCTATCTTCTCCTCCTGTCCATACTCCAGTTACTAAGTTTGGCACCATTCCCATAAACCAACCATCTGATTGATTTTGTGTTGTACCTGTTTTACCTGCAATAGGATTCGTAAATTTATAAGGGAAACCTGTTACTGCATCTCCTCCTGATGTCCATGTTGATCTTAAACGAGCTCCGGAACCTACTTGAGTTACTCCTTTCATTAAATCTAAAATCACATAAGCTGACTCTTCACTTAACACTTCTTTTGTCTCAGGAACAAACTCTTCTAAAACTGTTCCGTTTTTATCTTCAATTCGAGTAACCATTAGTGGACTAACACGTAACCCTTTGTTCGCAAAAGTTGAATATGCACTAACCATTTCTAATAAAGATAAATCAATTGCTCCTAATGCAATAGACGGATTTGCTTCTAATTTGGATTGTATTCCTGAAGACTCTGCTAGTCGAACTACATTTATAGGTGAGACTTTATCAATTAATTGTGCTGTAATCACATTTACTGATTTTGCTAAGGCGTCTTTTAACGTTAATTCACCTCCATATTTACCTCCTGCATTTTTTGGTGTCCAATCTTCTGGCATTCCATATTTTTCCTTCGGAATGGTGTATGGTGTGTTTGGTAATTTATCACAAGGTGACATTTTTAATTGATTAATTGCAGTAGCATATACAAAAGGTTTAAATGTAGAACCTACTTGGCGTTTTTGTTGCTCAACTGCATCATATTTAAAGTATCTATGATTAATTCCTCCAACCCATGCTTTAATGTGACCTGTTTGAGGTTCAATAGACACCAAACCTGAACGCAAGAAGTGTTTATAATGACGTATTGAGTCATAAGGAGTCATTACTGTATCACGTTCACCTTTCCACGTAAAAATACGCATATCAGTAGCTGTGTTAAACACCTTATCTATTTCTTTTTCAGACTTACCTGCTGCTTTCATTCGCTTATAGCGGTCTGAGTTTTGTTTTGCTCTTCTTATTATTTTTTCTATGTCCTTTTTCCCTATATCATAA
Encoded proteins:
- a CDS encoding CoA transferase subunit B; translated protein: MLDKNGIAKRIAKEVKDGYYVNLGIGIPTLVANFVRDDIEVEFQSENGVLGMGPFPFEGEEDADIINAGKQTITTMPGASFFDSATSFSMIRGKHVHLTILGAMEVAENGDIANWKIPGKMVKGMGGAMDLVASADNIIVAMMHTNKRGESKLLKKCSLPLTGVGCVTKIVTNLAVLEIKDSKFYLLERAPGVSVEEIQAATEGTLIVEGDIPEMNI
- a CDS encoding CoA transferase subunit A, whose amino-acid sequence is MINKKVNNVQEALQGVQDGMTFMLGGFGLCGIPENAIAELVKIGVKDVTCISNNAGVDDFGLGLLLQNRQIKKMISSYVGENDEFERQMLSGELEVELTPQGTLAEKCRAAQAGFPAFYTPAGYGTEVAEGKETREFDGKMYVLEPAFKADFAFVKAWKGDAAGNLIFKGTSRNFNPNMCGAATITVAEVEELVPVGELDPNQIHIPGIFVQRIFQGEKYEKRIEQRTVRQRS
- a CDS encoding penicillin-binding protein 1A, translating into MTEKKTTNFSKYIKWFWGIILGGFLFVCLLFLLASWGVFGALPTFEELENPENNLATEIISADGKTLGKYAVENRTPIKYKDIPQNMVKALVATEDERFYEHSGIDFRGTARAVLKPGSGGASTITQQLAKMLFTGKASRNIFKRVLQKVKEWVVAVKLERQYTKEEIITMYLNKYDFLNQAVGVRSAARIYFGKEPKELDVEESAMLVGMLKNSSLFNPLRRKEMVKQRRNVVLKQMNRSEFITLKQKDSLQKLGLGLNINREGHSDGLATYFREHLRSILKEWVKENPKPNGEEYNIYRDGLKIYTTIDSRMQKYAEEAVYEHMENLQSYFDKEQKRNKKAPFYDIGKKDIEKIIRRAKQNSDRYKRMKAAGKSEKEIDKVFNTATDMRIFTWKGERDTVMTPYDSIRHYKHFLRSGLVSIEPQTGHIKAWVGGINHRYFKYDAVEQQKRQVGSTFKPFVYATAINQLKMSPCDKLPNTPYTIPKEKYGMPEDWTPKNAGGKYGGELTLKDALAKSVNVITAQLIDKVSPINVVRLAESSGIQSKLEANPSIALGAIDLSLLEMVSAYSTFANKGLRVSPLMVTRIEDKNGTVLEEFVPETKEVLSEESAYVILDLMKGVTQVGSGARLRSTWTSGGDAVTGFPYKFTNPIAGKTGTTQNQSDGWFMGMVPNLVTGVWTGGEDRATHFAGLRYGQGATMSLPTWGIFMRKCYEDKTLEVSKGNFEKPKDISINLDCSKVEEAKEGEEETVPDDTDF